The following are encoded together in the Halorubrum lacusprofundi ATCC 49239 genome:
- a CDS encoding ferredoxin, translated as MTTEYAISLDRDACDGVFACLVRDDRFVESEDGLATIDGASDGTHAAGDRQTPVDGDVVVAFDDDRIEDARQAARACPLDAIAVTTEGDDA; from the coding sequence ATGACTACTGAGTACGCCATCAGCCTCGACCGCGACGCCTGCGACGGCGTGTTCGCGTGCCTCGTCCGCGACGACCGGTTCGTCGAGAGCGAGGACGGACTCGCGACCATCGACGGTGCCAGCGACGGAACGCACGCGGCGGGCGACCGCCAGACTCCCGTCGATGGCGACGTCGTCGTCGCGTTCGACGACGACCGCATCGAGGACGCCCGGCAGGCCGCTCGCGCGTGCCCACTGGACGCCATCGCGGTCACCACGGAGGGCGACGATGCCTGA
- the cobJ gene encoding precorrin-3B C(17)-methyltransferase: MSTDNTDSVDASTDTESKCGASSPDDGGATDDADTGSQCGASSGPDSSSSSSCGASKSEKTDEKVKATVEDFEGDPGSLLAVGLGPGQPEGMTERARGTLMDAEHIVGYTTYVELLPDEVTESAEELYDTPMCGEVSRTEEAIDRALAGNDVAIIGSGDPNVYALAGLALEILESKGATASMVDFEVVPGVPAAQSCGARLGAPLVNDTVSISLSDHLTDMPTIESRLHAAAKEGFTISIYNPWSRKRRENYQKCCEILLEHRDPETPVGIVHGAGRDDEAVEIVELRDLPDLGESDLVDMTTTLIVGNEETYVWDDRMVTPRGYESKYDY, translated from the coding sequence ATGAGTACGGACAACACCGATTCAGTCGACGCGAGTACAGACACGGAATCGAAGTGCGGCGCCTCCTCGCCCGACGACGGCGGAGCGACCGACGATGCAGACACGGGGTCGCAGTGTGGGGCGTCGAGCGGCCCGGACTCGTCGAGTTCGTCGAGTTGCGGGGCGTCGAAGTCCGAAAAGACCGACGAGAAGGTGAAAGCCACCGTCGAGGACTTCGAGGGCGACCCCGGGAGTCTGCTGGCGGTCGGCCTCGGCCCAGGCCAGCCGGAGGGCATGACCGAGCGCGCTCGCGGGACGCTCATGGACGCAGAGCACATCGTCGGGTACACGACGTACGTCGAACTGCTCCCCGACGAGGTCACGGAGAGCGCCGAGGAACTGTACGACACGCCGATGTGCGGCGAGGTGTCCCGTACCGAGGAGGCGATCGACCGGGCGCTCGCCGGGAACGACGTCGCGATCATCGGGAGCGGCGACCCGAACGTGTACGCGCTCGCCGGCCTCGCACTCGAGATCCTCGAATCGAAGGGTGCGACGGCGAGCATGGTCGACTTCGAGGTCGTCCCTGGCGTTCCCGCCGCCCAGTCCTGCGGTGCACGCCTCGGTGCACCGCTCGTGAACGACACCGTCAGCATCTCGCTGTCCGACCACCTGACGGACATGCCCACCATCGAATCGCGCCTGCACGCCGCCGCGAAGGAGGGGTTCACCATCTCCATCTACAACCCCTGGAGTCGCAAGCGTCGCGAGAACTACCAGAAGTGCTGCGAAATCCTGCTGGAGCACCGCGACCCCGAAACGCCGGTCGGTATCGTGCACGGGGCCGGCCGAGACGACGAGGCAGTCGAGATCGTCGAGTTGCGGGACCTCCCGGACCTCGGCGAGAGCGACCTCGTGGACATGACGACGACGCTCATCGTCGGGAACGAGGAGACGTACGTCTGGGACGACCGCATGGTCACCCCCCGAGGCTACGAGTCCAAGTATGACTACTGA
- a CDS encoding CbtA family protein, with product MLVDYLVRGAKAGVVAGLAFGLFVAVVANPLVGVAETFEHDGHTAGNGDHHDAAGATSAVTTGAVSVAGGVLWGLLLGVVAFGAGFYLLEPALPGPPGARSYVLAAGGFVTVSGAPWLVLPPSAPGIEATLATPTRLAIYATMMVVGALACTLAVVAYRRGRDARGRRGGGLAAAVPLLALASVGVLAPVPAGESAIPDALATSIVGVVAFGQVLLWTTLAATNTYLDATGDRSNGPSVEDDTPDPRVTAD from the coding sequence ATGCTCGTCGACTACCTCGTTCGGGGCGCGAAAGCCGGCGTCGTCGCCGGGCTCGCGTTCGGACTGTTCGTCGCCGTCGTCGCGAACCCACTCGTCGGCGTCGCCGAGACGTTCGAACACGACGGGCACACCGCCGGGAACGGCGACCACCACGACGCCGCTGGCGCGACGTCGGCGGTGACGACCGGCGCCGTGAGCGTCGCCGGCGGCGTGCTATGGGGGCTCCTGCTCGGCGTCGTCGCGTTCGGCGCCGGGTTCTACCTGCTCGAACCCGCACTCCCCGGACCCCCGGGGGCGCGGAGTTACGTCCTCGCCGCCGGCGGGTTCGTGACCGTCTCCGGCGCACCGTGGCTCGTCCTCCCGCCGAGTGCGCCGGGCATCGAAGCCACGCTCGCGACGCCGACGCGGCTCGCGATCTACGCGACGATGATGGTCGTCGGCGCACTCGCGTGCACCCTCGCAGTCGTGGCGTACCGCCGCGGTCGCGACGCTCGCGGGCGCCGCGGGGGTGGACTCGCCGCGGCCGTCCCGCTCCTCGCGCTCGCGAGCGTCGGCGTGCTCGCACCGGTCCCGGCCGGAGAGAGCGCAATACCCGACGCGCTCGCGACGAGCATCGTCGGCGTCGTCGCCTTCGGACAGGTCCTCCTCTGGACGACCCTCGCAGCGACGAACACGTACCTCGACGCCACCGGCGACCGATCGAACGGTCCGTCCGTCGAGGACGACACGCCGGACCCGCGGGTGACGGCGGACTGA
- a CDS encoding PQQ-binding-like beta-propeller repeat protein, protein MSDAVDDPHPNPNRDGFDARTVALGDVQPGRSRHAGRRSAVAVVGDLAVAGTADGALVAFDRDTLVERWRTAPAGVDADAPPSVVSIATYQGGILAGERSARGGVRCLDPTDGTVRFRMETRDDVGGPQRETRFFLPFVVDIVGDGERAYVAARRYERDGDDRSFHSVVFALDAHGARAWTYETDASVIALDARDDRLGVAHNRCPGDDQHGLVVLDAESGRRRFDWDPGTEGQRRIGDVALVADGAVVASHGDKRGYRLTDGGGVRWRVDLATPTVVDDETLYAYPNHVHAADDGVVFVTGNTYPEDGRETDGRHPDEHTAVGVSPDGDRRWHADVGGFASELAAAGDRVVVPGAQHFRDRDADDHGLRVLDVADGPVGDRATDGIVTAVATADGDVAAIEEPVVYHDEGIERGAYRLHWVRVG, encoded by the coding sequence ATGAGCGACGCGGTCGACGACCCGCACCCGAACCCGAACCGCGACGGATTCGACGCTCGAACGGTTGCGCTCGGCGACGTGCAACCCGGTCGGTCGCGCCACGCCGGTCGGCGCTCGGCAGTCGCGGTCGTCGGCGACCTCGCGGTCGCGGGCACCGCCGACGGCGCTCTCGTCGCGTTCGACCGCGACACGCTCGTCGAACGCTGGCGGACTGCGCCCGCCGGTGTCGACGCGGACGCGCCCCCGTCGGTCGTCTCCATCGCGACGTACCAGGGCGGCATTCTGGCCGGGGAACGGTCCGCTCGCGGCGGCGTTCGCTGCCTCGACCCGACGGACGGCACGGTTCGCTTCCGCATGGAGACGCGCGACGACGTCGGTGGCCCGCAGCGCGAGACGCGGTTCTTCCTGCCGTTCGTCGTCGACATAGTCGGCGACGGCGAGCGCGCGTACGTCGCGGCGCGGCGCTACGAGCGCGACGGCGACGACCGCAGCTTCCATAGTGTCGTCTTCGCGCTGGACGCCCACGGCGCACGCGCGTGGACGTACGAGACCGACGCCTCCGTCATCGCGCTCGATGCTCGCGACGACCGCCTGGGGGTCGCGCACAACCGCTGTCCAGGTGACGACCAGCACGGTCTGGTCGTGCTCGACGCGGAGTCCGGTCGCCGCCGCTTCGACTGGGACCCCGGCACCGAGGGCCAGCGACGGATCGGCGACGTCGCCCTGGTCGCCGACGGCGCGGTCGTCGCGAGCCACGGCGACAAACGCGGGTATCGGCTCACCGACGGCGGGGGCGTGCGCTGGCGCGTCGACCTCGCCACGCCCACCGTCGTCGACGACGAGACGCTGTACGCGTACCCGAATCACGTTCACGCGGCCGACGACGGCGTCGTCTTCGTCACGGGGAACACGTATCCGGAGGACGGCCGCGAGACCGACGGCCGTCACCCCGACGAGCACACCGCAGTCGGCGTGTCCCCGGATGGCGATCGGCGGTGGCACGCCGACGTCGGCGGGTTCGCGAGCGAGCTCGCCGCCGCCGGGGACCGCGTGGTCGTCCCCGGCGCCCAGCACTTCCGCGACCGAGACGCCGACGACCACGGCCTCCGCGTGCTCGACGTCGCCGACGGCCCGGTCGGCGACCGCGCGACCGACGGCATCGTCACCGCGGTCGCCACGGCCGACGGCGACGTCGCCGCGATCGAGGAACCGGTCGTCTACCACGACGAAGGCATCGAGCGCGGCGCGTACCGACTGCACTGGGTCCGTGTGGGGTGA
- a CDS encoding VWA domain-containing protein — protein sequence MVDFGSHKKPSHAGRQRPRFDDVVGQHALKEALLAVATDDDLDGLLVQGEKGTAKSTTVQGLADLLPDQRVVADCDFGCHPEDASLQCVDCRDRENPPTAMRPVPLVTLPLGATRERIVGTLSVADALDGDHEFDPGLLARAHRGVLYVDEVNLLDDHLVDVLLSAAASGVNRVERDGISVTHPAEFTLVGTMNPEEGDLRPQLRDRFALQTTVTGCSDLDDRVEIIDQALDEATETPDSTSTGRDSGERLRDARDRIGDVVLERSLREDIAELCRDAGVDGHRGDIATARTARALAALDGRDRVEENDVETAARFALPHRLRAQPFEDAPDVEEVVDEHFDDEGGAEDGESDAEDGEGDAEDGERRAENGDDESGDADAGDAGGDDERDASGTGDREGGAGDAGDGALDDEGKAGDATAAGDDESADDTEGDSDRPADEGDDEPRDASPRPSPGRGARSDDDSSANEQPRANPEGDAAEGGTPLLPGQDRADVGEAAAPELSPPEAIAEPGSGTGSRASASPSVDANGSRVRTERTDAGTGGVSVDAAASVRAASARGASSVESRDLRQSVRAGDSSALVLFVVDASASMRPAMRAAKGTVLELLEDAYQHRDAVGFVAFAGTDAEVLLPPTDSVTLAARHLKSLPTGDRTPLPAGLRTAGRVLDRADPAASVVVVVTDGRANVADGSPVAETRAAGRGLAERDAHVVVVAAGEDDGPTVTDALVEASGGERVPLAALSAARVDESVREVRDQ from the coding sequence ATGGTTGATTTCGGTAGTCACAAAAAACCCTCGCACGCCGGCCGCCAGCGGCCGAGGTTCGACGACGTCGTCGGCCAGCACGCCCTCAAGGAGGCGTTGCTGGCGGTCGCGACCGACGACGACCTCGACGGCCTCCTCGTGCAGGGCGAGAAGGGAACGGCGAAGTCCACCACCGTCCAGGGGCTCGCCGACCTCCTCCCCGACCAGCGCGTCGTCGCCGACTGCGACTTCGGCTGTCACCCGGAGGACGCCTCGCTCCAGTGCGTCGACTGTCGCGACCGTGAGAACCCGCCGACAGCGATGCGACCAGTGCCGCTCGTCACGCTCCCGCTCGGTGCGACGAGAGAACGGATCGTCGGCACGCTGTCCGTCGCGGACGCACTCGACGGCGACCACGAGTTCGACCCCGGCCTGCTCGCACGCGCCCACCGCGGGGTCCTCTACGTCGACGAGGTGAACCTGCTCGACGACCACCTCGTCGACGTCCTGCTCTCCGCCGCCGCCAGCGGCGTCAATCGCGTCGAGCGCGACGGCATCAGCGTCACGCACCCCGCGGAGTTCACGCTCGTCGGGACGATGAACCCCGAAGAAGGCGACCTCCGGCCCCAGCTCCGCGACCGGTTCGCGCTCCAGACGACGGTCACGGGCTGTTCGGACCTCGACGACCGCGTCGAGATCATCGACCAGGCGCTGGACGAGGCCACCGAAACCCCGGATTCGACGTCCACCGGACGCGACTCCGGCGAGCGCCTGCGCGATGCCAGGGACCGCATCGGCGACGTCGTACTCGAACGCTCCCTCCGCGAGGACATCGCGGAACTCTGCCGGGACGCCGGCGTCGACGGTCATCGCGGCGACATCGCGACAGCGCGGACCGCACGAGCGCTCGCCGCACTCGACGGCCGCGACCGCGTCGAGGAGAACGACGTCGAGACCGCGGCACGCTTCGCGCTCCCGCATCGACTCCGGGCACAACCGTTCGAGGACGCCCCCGACGTAGAGGAGGTCGTCGACGAACACTTCGACGACGAAGGTGGCGCAGAGGACGGCGAGAGCGACGCCGAGGACGGCGAGGGTGACGCCGAAGACGGCGAACGCCGGGCCGAGAACGGAGATGACGAGTCCGGTGACGCCGATGCCGGCGACGCTGGTGGGGACGACGAACGCGACGCCTCCGGCACAGGGGACAGGGAAGGAGGCGCTGGTGATGCCGGCGATGGGGCTCTCGACGACGAGGGGAAGGCCGGGGACGCGACCGCCGCAGGCGACGACGAATCGGCGGACGATACCGAAGGCGACAGCGACCGCCCCGCCGACGAGGGTGACGACGAGCCACGCGATGCGAGTCCGCGGCCGAGTCCGGGCCGTGGCGCCCGCAGTGACGACGATTCGAGCGCGAACGAACAGCCCCGAGCGAATCCCGAAGGTGATGCGGCCGAGGGAGGGACGCCGTTGCTACCCGGCCAGGACCGCGCGGACGTCGGGGAGGCGGCGGCGCCGGAGCTGTCGCCACCGGAGGCGATAGCCGAACCTGGGTCCGGGACCGGGTCGCGTGCGTCGGCGTCGCCGAGCGTGGACGCGAACGGTTCTCGTGTACGGACGGAGCGGACGGACGCTGGAACTGGCGGTGTGAGTGTGGACGCGGCGGCGTCGGTGCGTGCGGCGAGCGCGCGCGGTGCGTCGTCCGTCGAATCGCGGGATCTCCGGCAGTCGGTTCGCGCCGGTGATTCGTCGGCGCTCGTGTTGTTCGTCGTGGACGCGAGCGCGTCGATGCGGCCGGCGATGCGTGCGGCGAAGGGGACCGTGCTGGAACTGCTGGAGGACGCCTACCAGCACCGGGACGCGGTCGGGTTCGTGGCGTTCGCGGGCACGGATGCGGAGGTGCTCCTGCCGCCGACTGACAGCGTGACGCTCGCCGCTCGGCATCTGAAGTCGCTCCCGACTGGGGACCGGACGCCGCTTCCGGCGGGTTTGCGGACCGCGGGGCGCGTGCTTGATCGTGCGGACCCGGCGGCGAGCGTGGTCGTGGTGGTGACGGACGGACGCGCGAACGTCGCGGACGGCAGTCCGGTCGCGGAGACGCGCGCCGCGGGCCGTGGATTGGCCGAGCGCGACGCGCACGTCGTCGTCGTCGCCGCCGGTGAGGACGACGGGCCGACGGTCACGGACGCGCTGGTCGAGGCGAGCGGTGGGGAGCGCGTCCCGCTCGCCGCCCTCAGCGCGGCGCGCGTCGACGAGTCCGTGCGAGAGGTTCGGGACCAGTAA
- a CDS encoding cobalt-precorrin-4/precorrin-4 C(11)-methyltransferase, producing the protein MTDPQDAIDAAADARAEERDPRIAEQTAGEIQDGIPFIGAGPGDPGLLTVTGKELVETADLVVHAGSLVNSELLDAYCDDAEQVNSVGKDLEELVPLMRDAYEDGRDVVRLHSGDPAIYGAAVEQMDALEHEDVPTYIVPGVTSAFAASATLRTQLTLNGVANHVAFTRPQGKTLDSENDHISDFVEKGDVTVCIYLGTHAVAETMDRLVEDGADPDTPVAVVYHASWPDEDVIEGTVDTIGDRLDDAGYRASAMVVIGPAARKAGYERSYLYGDWANGSDTDSASEADD; encoded by the coding sequence ATGACGGACCCACAGGATGCCATCGACGCCGCGGCGGACGCACGTGCCGAGGAACGCGACCCTCGGATCGCCGAACAGACCGCCGGCGAAATCCAGGATGGCATTCCCTTCATCGGCGCTGGCCCCGGCGACCCCGGCCTCCTCACCGTCACCGGCAAGGAACTCGTCGAGACGGCCGACCTCGTCGTGCACGCCGGGTCGCTCGTCAACAGCGAACTGCTGGACGCGTACTGCGACGACGCCGAACAGGTCAACAGCGTCGGGAAGGACCTCGAGGAACTCGTCCCGCTGATGCGCGACGCCTACGAGGACGGTCGGGACGTCGTGCGATTGCACAGCGGCGATCCCGCCATCTACGGTGCCGCCGTAGAGCAGATGGACGCGCTCGAACACGAGGACGTCCCCACCTACATCGTCCCCGGGGTCACGTCCGCGTTCGCCGCGAGTGCGACCCTGCGGACGCAGTTGACGCTGAACGGCGTCGCGAACCACGTCGCGTTCACGCGCCCGCAGGGGAAGACGCTCGACTCCGAAAACGACCACATCTCCGACTTCGTCGAGAAGGGCGACGTCACCGTCTGCATCTACCTCGGCACGCACGCGGTCGCGGAGACGATGGACCGCCTCGTCGAAGACGGCGCGGACCCGGACACGCCCGTCGCGGTCGTCTACCACGCGTCCTGGCCGGACGAGGACGTCATCGAAGGCACCGTTGACACCATCGGCGACCGCCTCGACGATGCCGGGTATCGCGCCTCGGCGATGGTCGTCATCGGGCCGGCGGCGCGGAAGGCGGGCTACGAGCGCTCGTACCTCTACGGCGACTGGGCGAACGGTTCGGATACGGACAGCGCGAGCGAGGCCGACGACTGA
- a CDS encoding DUF3209 family protein, which yields MSCYELEALRLGLMNVLGTEDRSAREHAEQELDGHLDGPIEALAHANTLAGIERHLDAALVDLEEEIAATPNDDPEYDYLRGRLVAVRDAERAVARITTQGESVLDGLGEAHDVLHEAFPVDE from the coding sequence ATGAGCTGTTACGAACTCGAAGCGCTTCGACTCGGACTGATGAACGTCCTCGGCACCGAAGACCGCAGTGCTCGCGAACACGCCGAGCAAGAACTGGACGGACACCTCGATGGCCCCATCGAGGCCCTGGCGCACGCGAACACGCTCGCCGGCATCGAACGCCACCTCGACGCCGCACTCGTCGATCTCGAAGAGGAGATCGCGGCGACGCCGAACGACGACCCGGAGTACGACTATCTCCGCGGTCGCCTCGTCGCCGTGCGGGACGCCGAACGCGCCGTCGCCCGCATCACGACGCAAGGCGAGAGCGTCCTCGACGGGTTAGGCGAAGCGCACGACGTCCTGCACGAGGCGTTCCCGGTGGACGAATGA
- a CDS encoding CbtB domain-containing protein, which yields MSAAQDTVHDRIDRASTDLTAGQLATGLGLVAAISFALLVLQDPAAHDSLHNFRHAAGVVCH from the coding sequence ATGTCGGCCGCGCAGGACACCGTCCACGACAGAATCGACCGTGCAAGCACCGACCTGACCGCGGGACAACTCGCGACCGGACTGGGGCTCGTCGCCGCGATCTCGTTCGCGCTCCTCGTCCTCCAGGACCCCGCGGCACACGATTCGCTCCACAACTTCAGGCACGCCGCCGGCGTCGTCTGCCACTGA
- a CDS encoding CbiX/SirB N-terminal domain-containing protein, protein MTADATSTPVSLDDEAVLLVGHGSRREKSNEQVRELAADLEGRLGVPVDAGFLELAEPDIADAIGGLAASVSRVTLVQLSLFAASHVKNDVPLAVQQARDAHDDLTVHNGAHLGVHPALVDLLDDRARAVETELGVDRDDDDVAVVLCARGSSDPDANSDAHKLARLLYEGREFARVDTAFVGVTEPLLEDALHGVAKSRPDAVVVLPYMLGDGVLTGRIRDGADEFHAEYPYVDAAAGDPLGTDPRILDVLGDRWQEARTDSVDMSCDTCKYKVELDGYEADVGGARAMLRALTHQETHADRDDVDDDPHVHDAPEKHVAVCTNQTCAADGAPAVLEGLRQAARDSEECDARITRSSCLGRCGDGPMVAVYPDGVWYGDVDGDDADRIVSSHLDRDRIVSDLVDQTL, encoded by the coding sequence GTGACCGCCGACGCGACGAGTACGCCCGTGTCGCTCGACGACGAAGCCGTTCTGCTCGTCGGGCACGGCTCGCGTCGCGAGAAGTCCAACGAGCAAGTGCGCGAGCTCGCGGCCGACCTCGAGGGTCGACTCGGGGTGCCCGTGGACGCGGGGTTCCTCGAACTCGCCGAACCCGACATCGCCGACGCGATCGGCGGACTCGCGGCGAGCGTCTCCAGGGTCACGCTCGTCCAGCTGTCGCTGTTCGCCGCGAGTCACGTCAAGAACGACGTGCCCCTCGCCGTCCAGCAGGCTCGGGACGCACACGACGACCTGACGGTGCACAACGGCGCGCACCTCGGCGTCCATCCCGCGCTCGTCGACCTGCTCGACGACCGCGCGAGAGCCGTGGAGACGGAACTTGGCGTCGACCGCGACGACGACGACGTCGCCGTCGTCCTCTGCGCGCGTGGGTCCAGCGACCCGGACGCGAACAGCGACGCGCACAAGCTCGCACGCCTCCTCTATGAAGGCCGCGAGTTCGCGCGCGTCGACACCGCGTTCGTCGGCGTCACCGAACCCTTGCTGGAGGACGCCCTCCACGGCGTCGCGAAGTCGCGCCCGGACGCCGTGGTCGTCCTGCCGTACATGCTCGGCGACGGCGTCCTCACCGGACGGATCCGCGACGGCGCCGACGAGTTCCACGCGGAATACCCCTACGTCGACGCCGCCGCCGGCGACCCCCTTGGCACCGACCCGCGGATCCTGGACGTCCTCGGCGACCGCTGGCAGGAAGCCCGCACCGACAGCGTCGACATGTCCTGTGACACGTGCAAGTACAAGGTCGAACTCGACGGCTACGAGGCGGACGTCGGTGGTGCTCGCGCGATGCTTCGCGCTCTCACCCACCAGGAGACCCACGCCGACCGGGACGACGTCGACGACGACCCGCACGTCCACGACGCGCCCGAGAAACACGTCGCTGTCTGCACGAACCAGACGTGCGCCGCCGACGGGGCACCCGCCGTCCTCGAAGGCCTCCGCCAGGCCGCCCGCGACTCCGAGGAATGCGACGCACGCATCACGCGCTCGTCGTGCCTCGGTCGCTGCGGCGACGGCCCGATGGTCGCCGTCTACCCCGACGGCGTCTGGTACGGCGACGTCGACGGCGACGACGCCGACCGAATCGTCTCCTCGCACCTCGACCGCGACCGCATCGTCTCCGACCTCGTCGACCAGACGCTCTGA
- the cbiG gene encoding cobalt-precorrin 5A hydrolase, with the protein MSTDDDTTTDASSDSTSSNDDSGGHCSTPDSDGEVAEEIAIISFERKWETAEDVEAELADRYSSIDLIEYESDVFEQHWGEYDCFLALMASGIVMRKTAGLLDDKWEDPAVVVVDEALTWAIPITGGHHGANQVADDLASMGAVPAMTTASEAAGKQGVESKAKALDSHVVNGDSTVATNLAVLDDGLGPVARLDGPKAVLVGDDVTVLKRNGDDGVVLGTGTVSGVDTEQVVDAWDRALTAEGLDFDDVDFVATGTRKAGEDGLYEAAQELDLGVVLFEKEDLEEFEGPTPSRSKELIGWPGIAEASAIAGGRDHELLAEKERYDEAVTVAVGR; encoded by the coding sequence ATGAGCACGGACGACGACACCACGACGGACGCATCGAGCGATTCGACCAGTTCGAACGACGACTCGGGGGGCCACTGCTCGACCCCGGACTCCGACGGCGAGGTCGCCGAGGAGATCGCGATAATCAGCTTCGAACGCAAGTGGGAGACCGCGGAGGACGTCGAGGCCGAGCTCGCCGACCGGTATTCGAGCATCGACCTCATCGAGTACGAGAGCGACGTGTTCGAGCAACACTGGGGCGAGTACGACTGCTTCCTCGCCCTGATGGCGAGCGGTATCGTGATGCGGAAGACCGCCGGGTTGCTCGACGACAAGTGGGAGGATCCGGCGGTCGTGGTCGTCGACGAAGCGTTGACGTGGGCGATCCCGATCACTGGCGGGCATCACGGCGCGAACCAGGTCGCGGACGACCTCGCGTCGATGGGGGCTGTGCCGGCGATGACGACCGCGAGCGAAGCCGCGGGCAAACAGGGCGTGGAGAGCAAAGCGAAAGCGCTCGACTCGCACGTCGTGAACGGCGATTCGACCGTCGCGACGAACCTGGCGGTCCTCGACGACGGACTCGGACCGGTTGCGCGCCTCGACGGCCCGAAAGCGGTGCTCGTCGGCGACGACGTCACCGTCCTCAAGCGCAACGGCGACGACGGCGTCGTCCTCGGCACCGGGACCGTCTCGGGCGTCGACACGGAGCAGGTCGTCGACGCCTGGGACCGCGCGCTGACCGCGGAAGGACTGGACTTCGACGACGTCGACTTCGTCGCCACCGGCACGCGCAAAGCGGGCGAAGACGGCCTGTACGAGGCCGCCCAGGAACTCGACCTCGGCGTCGTCCTCTTCGAGAAGGAGGACCTCGAGGAGTTCGAAGGGCCGACGCCGTCGCGCTCGAAGGAACTCATCGGCTGGCCGGGTATCGCGGAGGCGAGCGCCATCGCCGGCGGTCGCGACCACGAACTGCTCGCGGAGAAGGAACGGTACGACGAGGCCGTCACCGTCGCGGTGGGGCGGTAA
- a CDS encoding precorrin-3B C(17)-methyltransferase, with translation MPEYDPDDYGTLYVVGIGPGLPHAMTQRAKEVVATADCVIASNLYQEFLRRDGTLPPEDAVADGGVAAKADGSTQEIVRSTMGQQVELAKEAFERVRDGQTVAHVSGGDPNVYGKSDLVYTMAEAEDADDVPIEIVPGVTAALGGAANLGAPLSNDFCTVSLSDKWRGWDEIEEKLRAAAISGFVIVLYNCWRDYERAIDVIREERADDVPVGIFNDAGRGAAGRNLDDETHTITTLGAATEHDDEVGGMGTSILVGTHETNVWENDHGKHLVTPRGGRDVDDF, from the coding sequence ATGCCCGAGTACGATCCCGACGACTACGGCACGCTGTACGTCGTCGGCATCGGCCCGGGGCTCCCGCACGCGATGACCCAGCGCGCCAAGGAGGTCGTGGCGACCGCCGACTGCGTCATCGCGTCGAACCTCTACCAGGAGTTCCTCCGGCGCGACGGCACCCTCCCGCCCGAGGACGCCGTCGCGGACGGTGGCGTCGCCGCGAAAGCCGACGGCTCCACGCAAGAGATCGTGCGCTCGACGATGGGCCAGCAGGTCGAACTCGCGAAGGAGGCCTTCGAGCGCGTTCGCGACGGTCAGACCGTCGCGCACGTCTCCGGTGGCGACCCGAACGTCTACGGGAAGAGCGACCTCGTGTACACGATGGCCGAAGCCGAGGACGCCGACGACGTCCCCATCGAGATCGTCCCAGGCGTCACCGCCGCACTCGGCGGTGCGGCGAACCTCGGCGCACCGCTCTCCAACGACTTCTGCACCGTCTCGCTGTCGGACAAGTGGCGAGGCTGGGACGAGATCGAGGAGAAACTGCGCGCCGCCGCCATCAGCGGGTTCGTCATCGTCCTCTACAACTGCTGGCGGGACTACGAGCGCGCCATCGACGTCATCCGCGAGGAGCGCGCCGACGACGTCCCCGTCGGTATCTTCAACGACGCCGGTCGCGGCGCCGCCGGCCGGAACCTCGACGACGAGACCCACACCATCACCACCCTCGGTGCGGCGACCGAGCACGACGACGAGGTCGGCGGCATGGGGACGTCCATCCTCGTCGGCACGCACGAGACGAACGTCTGGGAGAACGACCACGGGAAACACCTCGTCACGCCCCGCGGCGGGCGTGACGTCGACGACTTCTAA
- a CDS encoding (2Fe-2S) ferredoxin domain-containing protein gives MEDRTAEVVDSGFTDHVLVCTNARDSEYAACADAHGDAVYDAVEAWLRDHGVFWSPVQLAETTCLGLCSADGTAIAIQPRNRWYSDVTPEDVPELLRSEFGENADDLGVDASTAAD, from the coding sequence ATGGAGGACCGCACAGCCGAGGTCGTCGACAGCGGGTTCACCGACCACGTGCTCGTGTGCACGAACGCTCGCGACAGCGAGTACGCGGCGTGCGCGGACGCCCACGGCGACGCAGTCTACGACGCCGTCGAAGCGTGGCTCCGCGACCACGGCGTCTTCTGGTCGCCCGTCCAGCTCGCCGAAACCACCTGCCTCGGACTGTGTAGCGCCGACGGCACCGCCATCGCGATCCAGCCTCGGAATCGATGGTACAGCGACGTCACGCCCGAAGACGTCCCCGAACTCTTGCGCTCGGAGTTCGGCGAGAACGCCGACGACCTCGGCGTCGACGCCTCCACCGCCGCCGACTGA